Proteins from a genomic interval of Candidatus Binataceae bacterium:
- a CDS encoding citrate/2-methylcitrate synthase, which produces MATRISDRAQMLTASEAAGALGVKLGTLYAYVSRGWLKSYRRRIGRQALYRRTDIEALRGVVAPERGRRGRSLPDASSWVTVAQPKSSETATSGVIVAESAVSSILEGRLAYRGYPIEEVVEHAAFEEVCLLLWNGERPSPDEIVALRAEIRDARMPPQVASALAAVGEDAPPLLRLAAMMPALAAWDSRQAPRSPLDRAKLIISHLPLALARQRPDGAHLGDGGMAARLLESVAGTTAAQWEITALDRVLVACAEHELNASTFAARVVASTGADLFASVLSALCSLSGPIHGGACDRIEEMLARIATGAPIGDCLDTIMRENRLPPGFGHAIYPGGDPRAALLRKHAEAIGRRRGRRLLEIASRIEEAVWKRERLRPNLDFYLTVSTRMLGFARGLPAAIFAIGRSAGWIAHGIEQYADNRLIRPRMRYRGIAIRHWNQ; this is translated from the coding sequence GTGGCGACTCGAATCTCCGACCGCGCGCAAATGCTCACGGCGTCCGAGGCCGCGGGCGCGCTCGGCGTCAAGTTGGGCACCCTGTACGCATATGTCAGCCGCGGATGGCTCAAAAGCTACCGGCGCCGTATCGGCAGACAGGCGCTCTATCGCCGCACCGACATTGAGGCGCTGCGTGGCGTGGTGGCGCCCGAACGCGGGCGGCGCGGCCGCAGCCTTCCCGATGCTTCTTCATGGGTCACCGTCGCGCAACCCAAAAGCTCCGAGACTGCCACGTCGGGGGTAATCGTGGCGGAGTCCGCGGTAAGCTCGATCCTTGAAGGACGCCTCGCCTACCGAGGTTATCCGATAGAGGAAGTCGTCGAGCATGCTGCTTTCGAAGAAGTCTGTCTTCTCCTTTGGAATGGCGAGCGACCCTCACCCGATGAAATAGTGGCCTTGCGCGCGGAAATCCGCGATGCGCGCATGCCGCCGCAGGTTGCGTCGGCCCTGGCCGCGGTCGGCGAGGACGCGCCGCCGCTACTGCGCCTGGCGGCGATGATGCCCGCGCTGGCTGCATGGGACAGCCGGCAGGCGCCCCGGTCACCGCTCGATCGCGCCAAGCTCATCATCAGCCATCTGCCGCTCGCGCTCGCCCGCCAGCGTCCCGATGGCGCTCATCTCGGAGACGGCGGGATGGCGGCGCGTCTGCTCGAATCCGTCGCCGGTACCACCGCTGCACAATGGGAAATTACCGCGCTTGATCGCGTGCTGGTCGCCTGCGCGGAGCACGAGCTGAACGCGTCGACGTTTGCTGCGCGAGTCGTCGCGAGCACCGGGGCCGATTTATTTGCCTCCGTCCTGTCGGCGCTTTGCTCGTTGTCGGGACCGATTCATGGCGGCGCTTGTGATCGAATTGAGGAAATGCTCGCGCGTATCGCGACGGGAGCACCCATCGGTGACTGTCTCGATACGATCATGCGCGAAAATCGTCTTCCCCCGGGGTTCGGCCACGCCATCTATCCGGGTGGCGACCCGCGCGCAGCTCTGCTGCGCAAGCACGCCGAGGCCATCGGGCGGCGCAGAGGACGCCGGCTCCTGGAGATCGCCTCGCGTATCGAAGAGGCAGTCTGGAAGCGCGAACGGCTCCGTCCTAACCTCGATTTTTATCTGACGGTCTCCACCAGGATGCTCGGATTTGCGCGTGGCCTGCCGGCCGCGATTTTCGCCATCGGGCGCTCTGCCGGATGGATCGCGCACGGAATCGAGCAATATGCGGACAATCGGCTGATCCGCCCACGGATGCGCTATCGGGGAATCGCGATTCGTCACTGGAACCAGTGA
- a CDS encoding alcohol dehydrogenase catalytic domain-containing protein, with translation MKALAKTKNGFGAELVDLPTPHPGEGELLVKVGACGICGSDLHLYQWELGADRMVSRLPFVMGHEPGGEIVEVGPGVSNFKPGDRVALDPFGNCGRCGPCRAGRFHLCSSPTTLSGALAEFTVAPVGNSHKVPDSMSFELASLLEPFGTGLHAVEQSSLKPGDSAVIEGPGPIGFSIAIAARALGVSSIVITGLPSDTGRLALARELGFTTVTAQEEGWTRRVRDYLPSEGADALFDACGEIDSPRELLKRGGELIGVGWPARDITSTELRALFFHGVKWINSRVRTPETWRRAISLVASGTIDLMPMVTHRYELARGIDAFELLRERKGVKALILPHG, from the coding sequence ATGAAAGCTCTAGCAAAGACCAAGAACGGTTTCGGTGCGGAACTGGTGGATCTCCCGACCCCGCATCCGGGCGAAGGCGAACTCCTCGTCAAAGTCGGTGCCTGCGGAATCTGCGGGTCTGACCTTCATCTGTATCAATGGGAACTCGGCGCCGATCGGATGGTCAGCCGCCTCCCATTCGTGATGGGCCACGAACCGGGCGGTGAAATAGTCGAGGTTGGACCCGGCGTTTCCAACTTCAAGCCTGGAGATCGCGTTGCGCTCGACCCGTTCGGCAACTGTGGACGATGCGGCCCGTGCCGCGCCGGCCGCTTCCACCTCTGCTCGTCGCCGACCACTCTTTCGGGGGCCCTCGCCGAATTTACGGTCGCGCCGGTCGGCAACAGTCACAAAGTGCCGGACTCGATGAGCTTTGAGCTAGCCTCCCTGCTTGAGCCCTTCGGCACCGGTCTGCATGCAGTTGAACAATCATCGCTTAAGCCAGGTGACAGTGCGGTGATCGAAGGCCCGGGTCCAATCGGCTTTTCGATCGCGATCGCAGCCCGCGCGCTCGGCGTCAGCTCCATCGTCATCACGGGCCTTCCCTCAGACACCGGTCGCCTGGCGCTCGCCCGCGAGCTGGGGTTCACGACCGTGACGGCGCAGGAGGAAGGATGGACTCGGCGGGTGCGCGATTATCTCCCCTCCGAGGGTGCAGACGCTTTGTTCGACGCGTGCGGCGAGATTGATTCACCGCGGGAGCTGCTCAAACGCGGCGGCGAGCTTATCGGAGTCGGATGGCCGGCCCGCGACATCACCTCGACCGAACTACGCGCGCTGTTTTTCCACGGCGTGAAGTGGATAAATTCGCGCGTGCGCACGCCAGAAACCTGGCGCCGTGCGATTTCGTTGGTGGCCTCCGGGACCATTGATCTCATGCCGATGGTGACGCATCGTTATGAGTTGGCGCGCGGCATCGACGCGTTCGAGCTGTTGCGCGAACGCAAGGGAGTCAAAGCGTTAATTCTGCCGCACGGATAA
- a CDS encoding class I SAM-dependent methyltransferase, which produces MASAEVTAGKLVADFGRTAADYGKHRAGFPPAFFDRLAAMRIVRPGARSLDLGTGTGTLARGLAERGCESTGLDRSTPLMEEAARIDREASVSVRYVEAPAEATGLPESSFDLVIAGQCWHWFDRPRAAAEARRLLKPGGHLVIAHFDWIPLPGNIADLTEKLIEKHSPKWKLGGGMGMYPQWLGGLATAGFRGLETFSFDLDVPYSHEAWRGRIRASAGVGASLSAEGVAAFDAELKVVLVERFPPDPFTVLHRVFAVIARAPE; this is translated from the coding sequence ATGGCATCGGCAGAAGTTACCGCAGGCAAACTGGTCGCAGATTTCGGTCGCACTGCGGCCGATTACGGGAAGCATCGGGCCGGGTTTCCACCGGCGTTCTTCGATCGCCTGGCAGCGATGCGGATCGTCCGCCCAGGCGCTCGCTCGCTCGACCTGGGTACCGGCACCGGTACGCTCGCGCGTGGACTCGCCGAGCGCGGATGCGAATCGACCGGGCTCGATCGCTCGACGCCTTTGATGGAAGAAGCGGCCCGTATCGATCGCGAGGCGAGCGTCAGCGTGCGATACGTCGAAGCGCCCGCCGAAGCGACGGGCTTGCCGGAGTCGAGCTTTGACCTGGTTATTGCCGGCCAGTGCTGGCATTGGTTCGACCGTCCCCGGGCCGCCGCGGAAGCGCGCCGATTGCTCAAGCCCGGCGGTCACCTGGTAATCGCTCACTTTGATTGGATACCGCTGCCGGGAAACATCGCTGACCTAACCGAGAAGCTGATCGAGAAGCACAGCCCCAAATGGAAATTGGGCGGTGGGATGGGAATGTACCCGCAGTGGCTCGGTGGGCTGGCGACCGCGGGTTTTCGTGGCCTGGAGACGTTTTCTTTCGACCTCGATGTACCCTACTCACACGAAGCATGGCGCGGGCGCATTCGCGCCAGTGCGGGAGTGGGTGCGAGCTTGTCGGCGGAGGGCGTCGCGGCGTTTGATGCAGAGCTTAAAGTGGTGCTGGTGGAACGCTTTCCACCGGATCCCTTCACCGTACTGCACCGCGTATTTGCGGTTATCGCGAGAGCGCCTGAATAG